A single region of the Lacipirellulaceae bacterium genome encodes:
- a CDS encoding GntG family PLP-dependent aldolase yields the protein MIDLRSDTVTKPTAAMRAAITAAEVGDDMFGEDPTVEKLEQTIAQRLGKERALFVPSGSMGNLLGIRTHCGPGDEFLCEQTCHIIKYEQASYAQLWGVAAHTITGERGVLHLDQVQDRIRHVDMHCPQTKLICLENTHNYGGGSIQPLEVVGQLCNWAAEHGLKRHLDGARLFNAVVVTGIPASDWAQHFDTVSVCFSKGLGAPVGSALCGTAEQIKRARWHRKALGGAMRQAGVLAAAALYALENHVDRLAEDHANAQTLARAIEEIDGLSLAGPVETNLVYFNVEERIGTAEQFSKRLAENGVAMFDVAPQKLRAVTHLDVNSEQIDSVRETLHRISGHGSHG from the coding sequence ATGATTGATCTTCGCAGCGATACCGTCACCAAACCGACCGCAGCCATGCGAGCTGCCATCACCGCTGCTGAGGTGGGGGACGACATGTTTGGCGAGGATCCGACCGTCGAGAAGCTCGAGCAAACGATCGCCCAGCGGCTCGGTAAAGAAAGAGCCCTGTTCGTGCCCTCAGGTTCGATGGGAAACCTACTGGGGATCCGCACGCACTGCGGCCCCGGCGATGAGTTCCTCTGCGAGCAGACCTGCCACATCATCAAGTATGAACAAGCCTCGTATGCCCAGCTTTGGGGAGTGGCCGCCCACACAATTACTGGTGAGCGGGGCGTCCTGCATCTGGATCAAGTGCAGGACCGGATCCGGCACGTTGACATGCATTGCCCCCAAACCAAATTGATCTGCTTGGAGAACACCCACAACTACGGCGGCGGTTCAATCCAACCGCTTGAGGTCGTTGGACAACTCTGCAACTGGGCCGCGGAACACGGACTAAAGCGGCATCTCGACGGGGCTCGCCTGTTCAATGCGGTGGTCGTGACCGGAATCCCAGCGAGCGATTGGGCCCAGCACTTCGACACAGTCAGCGTCTGCTTTAGTAAAGGGCTAGGAGCACCGGTCGGCTCGGCCCTCTGCGGCACGGCCGAACAGATCAAACGTGCTCGCTGGCACCGCAAAGCGCTCGGCGGGGCAATGCGACAGGCGGGCGTTCTGGCTGCGGCGGCGTTGTACGCTTTGGAGAACCATGTTGATCGACTGGCTGAGGACCACGCGAATGCACAGACGCTTGCACGAGCCATCGAAGAGATTGACGGGCTATCACTCGCGGGGCCTGTGGAGACGAATCTCGTTTACTTCAATGTAGAAGAACGAATCGGCACCGCCGAGCAATTTAGCAAACGCCTTGCTGAAAATGGCGTCGCGATGTTTGACGTGGCTCCGCAGAAGCTGCGAGCGGTTACGCATCTTGATGTCAACTCAGAGCAAATCGATAGTGTCCGCGAGACGCTTCACCGAATTTCTGGCCACGGATCGCACGGATGA
- the hisD gene encoding histidinol dehydrogenase, with product MNIERIDTSEPTARGQIAELRAKLAPEGNVVSEAGRQKTIDVFGEPLSPVQVVERICGDVRNHGIEAVLEYSQKLDGKELSADQLRVPSEALEAAHRAADPELLAAVKRISERVLEFQEAILHTDVTINVAGGGYLTQRYQPLKRIGICVPGGAAAYPSTVLMTALPAQAAGVEEIAVVAPPTEFGSYNEDLLATCHELGITEVYRMGGAQAVAALAYGVEGVPAVDKIVGPGNLFVALAKKHVFGEVDIDSIAGPSEVIVIADETARADFVAADLLAQAEHSPGSSVLITWHAPLVDEAMTELNRQRQTLERGELAQQALESFGALITVQDRAEAVELANELATEHLHVQCDDAEDLLAEIRYAGAVFVGPYSPVAVGDYAAGPSHVLPTGATARFASGLSSNDFLRTNSVIHFQKESLSGVAKDVQTLAAKEGLTAHAESVAVRLRSEKKV from the coding sequence ATGAACATCGAACGGATCGACACCAGCGAGCCGACTGCCCGAGGGCAGATTGCGGAACTGCGGGCGAAACTCGCGCCTGAGGGCAACGTTGTCAGCGAGGCGGGAAGGCAAAAGACGATCGACGTGTTCGGCGAGCCACTCTCGCCCGTTCAGGTCGTGGAGCGTATCTGCGGCGACGTGCGCAACCACGGGATTGAGGCCGTCTTGGAGTACTCCCAAAAGCTTGATGGCAAAGAACTGTCCGCCGACCAGTTGCGAGTTCCCAGCGAAGCGCTCGAAGCGGCCCACCGGGCGGCAGATCCTGAACTTCTGGCCGCGGTGAAGCGAATCAGCGAACGCGTGCTTGAGTTCCAAGAAGCGATCCTTCACACCGACGTCACGATCAACGTCGCCGGCGGCGGGTATCTCACGCAACGCTATCAGCCGCTGAAACGGATTGGTATCTGTGTCCCTGGGGGTGCTGCTGCGTATCCTTCGACCGTGTTGATGACGGCCTTGCCAGCTCAGGCAGCCGGGGTTGAAGAAATCGCCGTCGTGGCCCCGCCAACGGAGTTCGGCTCCTACAACGAGGATTTGCTGGCGACCTGTCACGAGCTAGGCATCACGGAAGTCTACCGCATGGGCGGAGCCCAGGCGGTCGCCGCGCTTGCTTACGGCGTCGAGGGTGTCCCAGCCGTCGATAAAATTGTCGGACCGGGAAATCTGTTCGTCGCCTTGGCAAAGAAGCATGTGTTCGGCGAGGTCGATATCGATTCAATCGCCGGTCCCAGCGAGGTGATCGTGATTGCTGATGAGACGGCACGCGCTGATTTTGTCGCTGCCGATCTGTTGGCTCAGGCGGAACACTCGCCCGGTTCCAGTGTCTTGATCACATGGCATGCGCCATTGGTGGACGAAGCCATGACCGAACTCAATCGCCAGCGTCAAACTTTAGAGCGAGGCGAGTTGGCCCAGCAGGCGCTGGAGTCGTTCGGTGCCCTGATCACCGTCCAAGACCGTGCTGAAGCGGTCGAGCTAGCCAACGAACTGGCGACCGAGCACTTGCACGTGCAGTGCGACGACGCGGAAGACTTGCTCGCCGAGATTCGCTATGCCGGGGCCGTCTTCGTCGGGCCCTACTCACCCGTGGCCGTCGGTGATTACGCCGCTGGGCCTTCCCACGTGTTACCGACCGGGGCCACTGCACGGTTTGCCAGCGGGCTGTCGAGCAACGATTTCCTCCGCACTAATAGCGTGATTCATTTTCAGAAGGAGAGCCTCTCTGGAGTGGCGAAGGACGTTCAAACTCTTGCCGCTAAGGAAGGACTCACCGCTCACGCTGAGAGTGTGGCAGTACGTTTGCGTTCCGAGAAAAAAGTTTAG
- a CDS encoding Glu/Leu/Phe/Val dehydrogenase dimerization domain-containing protein: MQASDAVQQYFNKAADQLDMAESMRTVLLTPNREVRVQVTVERDNGMVDTFIGFRVQHNDARGPMKGGLRYHHEVDLDEVRALASLMTWKTAVVDIPYGGAKGGIAIKPREFSNVELERVTRKFIDAIHDVIGPDTDIPAPDMGSNAETMAWIMNQYGKYHGFNPGVVTGKPVELYGVRGREEATGRGVGILTLKLLKRLGRSPVGSTIAIQGFGNVGLHAAKFLSEADAKVVAISDVSGAYYCEDGVDILHAIRYSNLHERSLAGYEGAEKITNEELLELNVDVLIPAALGGVIDEDNAANIKAPIIIEAANAPVTPAADKILDEREVHVLPDILANAGGVTASYFEWVQNRQYYTWSLDRVRGELDRVLSQAFESTWDLASQHKVSLRTAAFMLGIQRVAKAETLGGVT, encoded by the coding sequence ATGCAAGCCTCCGACGCCGTTCAGCAGTATTTCAACAAAGCAGCCGATCAACTCGACATGGCTGAAAGCATGCGGACCGTGCTGCTAACGCCCAATCGAGAAGTCCGCGTCCAGGTGACCGTCGAGCGCGACAACGGGATGGTTGATACGTTCATCGGCTTCCGCGTCCAGCACAACGACGCCCGCGGGCCGATGAAGGGCGGTTTGCGTTACCATCACGAAGTCGATCTCGATGAAGTCCGCGCTCTGGCTTCTCTGATGACGTGGAAGACAGCCGTTGTAGACATTCCTTACGGCGGTGCGAAAGGTGGCATCGCGATTAAGCCGCGTGAGTTCAGCAACGTTGAGCTGGAACGCGTCACGCGAAAATTCATCGACGCAATCCACGACGTGATCGGTCCTGACACGGACATCCCTGCCCCCGACATGGGCAGCAACGCGGAAACCATGGCCTGGATCATGAACCAGTACGGAAAGTACCACGGCTTCAATCCGGGGGTGGTCACCGGCAAGCCTGTTGAGCTTTACGGAGTGCGCGGTCGTGAAGAAGCCACAGGACGCGGCGTTGGCATCCTCACGCTCAAACTACTCAAGCGTCTCGGTCGTAGTCCCGTAGGCAGTACGATTGCCATTCAAGGTTTCGGTAACGTCGGCTTGCATGCCGCCAAGTTCTTAAGCGAAGCGGACGCGAAGGTCGTCGCCATCAGCGACGTCAGCGGTGCTTACTACTGCGAGGACGGCGTCGACATTCTCCACGCGATTCGCTACTCGAATTTGCACGAACGCTCTCTTGCCGGCTACGAGGGTGCGGAAAAAATCACGAATGAAGAATTGCTAGAGCTAAATGTCGACGTCCTCATCCCCGCCGCTTTGGGCGGAGTGATCGACGAAGACAACGCCGCCAACATTAAAGCACCGATCATCATTGAAGCAGCCAACGCTCCGGTGACACCAGCCGCCGACAAGATTCTCGATGAACGAGAAGTCCACGTCCTGCCCGACATCCTTGCCAACGCCGGCGGTGTGACAGCCAGTTACTTCGAATGGGTGCAGAACCGCCAGTATTACACTTGGTCTCTGGACCGAGTGCGAGGCGAGCTCGACCGCGTCCTCTCCCAAGCGTTCGAAAGCACCTGGGACCTCGCCAGCCAGCACAAAGTGAGCCTCCGGACGGCAGCCTTCATGCTAGGTATTCAACGCGTGGCGAAGGCGGAGACGCTGGGTGGGGTGACTTGA